The nucleotide window TATTTCACAGAGATCAAAATACGCTTCTCGCGGACCTGCCGCTGACCGATGAGGTCAAGGATGCGCTCATGGGCGGCGGTGTGCTCGGGTCGATGCTGTCGATGCTCAAAGCGTATGAAAAAGGCCGGTGGGAAGAATTTGAAAGCGTTTACAAACCGGATTTGGCCGTGCAGGAAACTCTAATGATCACCTATCTCGAAGCCCTCGAATGGGCGCGCTCTATTGACTATTGATATGCAGCCGACAAAAGAATTGATTTAAAAGAATGGGATGAAATTGACAGAAAGCACACTGCGTCTGACGCCGCGCCAATACGCCGTCCAGTTTATCAAGTTTACGCTTTTTTCCGTATCGGCAGGGGTCATTCAGATTTTGAGCTTCGCGGTTTTGCATCTTCTTATCAAAAACAGCTATTGGATGCCCTATCTTTTAGCGCTCATTTTGTCCGTTCTTTATAATTTCACCGTCAACAGGCGCTTTACGTTTAAGTCGGCGGCCAATATTCCGCTAGCTATGTCAAAGGTTGCCGTATATTATGCGGTTTTTACGCCGCTGTCGACCTGGTGGGGACAATATTTGACAGATACCGGTTGGAACTATTTTATCGTTCTGTTTGGGACGATGGTGATAAACTTCGTCACGGAGTTTTTGTTCTGCCGCTTTGTTGTCTATCGAAAAACTGTTTTCTCGAATAAATGGGCGGAGAAGGACAGGGCGGAGGCCGCCCGAAACAGCGGCGCGTCGAGACAGGAGCACTGAAAGTTCGCAACTCTATGAAAAAGCCCCGAAGGCCAGCCGGTAACAGGCTGCCTTCGGGGCTTTATTATAACGAAATGACTACGCTGCCTTACCGCCGGACCGCGTCCCGCAGCGCACGCAGCCGGATGGCAGCGCGACAGGCAGATTCGGGGCGGAGGATTTTCTGTAATAGCCGGGCGAGACGCCGTAGTGGCGTTTGAAGGCGCGTGAAAAGGCCTCCTGTGAGCCAAATTGATATTTCAGGGCGATGTCAATAATACGCTCGTCGCTGCCTGACAATGCCGAGGCCGCGGTTTCCATCCGCCGCCTTGAAATATATTTCTGAACCGGCTCACCGATAATGCGATGGAAAAGCCTGTGATAGTGGTATTTGGACAGATAAGCAATGTGAGACAAATCCTCCAGCCCAATCGGGCTCTCGAGGTTGTCTTCAATATAATCCAAAGAAGCGCGCAGCTCATGCTCGTAATCCATGAAACATCACCTCACTTTATAGTATAGACCCGTTTGTCAAGCGTTATTTGATTTATTTTGCGCAATGACTTAAAATCCCAGCAGCCGTGCTGCGTTACCGCCGCGGATGAGGTCTTTCTCCGCCCGGCTCAGGGGCAGCGCCTCAAGCGCCTCAAGCTCGCTGCCCGCATCTGACCACGGCGAGTCAGAGGCAAACAGGACCTTGTCGGCCCCGTGCGCGGCGACAATCTGGAGAAACTGATCATTTGAAAAATACTCAAAGCCCATTGCCGTGTCAAAATAGATGTTTTTCCCGGCAAGGTGGCGCAATACGTCGTGCCACTGGCCGTGACCGCCAAGGTGGGCCGCCACGATGACGCCGCCTTTCATCGCGTCGACCACGGCTGCAAAGCGCTGCGGTGTTGACTTAAACGGCGGCGGGAATCCGGGGTCGAAACCGGCGTGGTGCAGTAAAATCAAGCCGCGGCTCAGTGCGTAGTCATAGATCGGCAGCATTTTCGGATCGTCGACAACAAAGTCCTGATATTCGCAGTGAAATTTCAGCCCCTTGAGGCCAAGGCTGACGACGTAGTCGATATCCCGCTTGTAATCGTCCGTCAATGGGTGCACGCCGCCAAAGGGGACAATCTTGTCACAGGCGGCAGCGGCTGCCCATTCATTGAGGCTGCGAAACTGTGACGGTTTGGTGACGACAGGCTGAAGAACAGAAAGATCGACACCCGTTTTCGCCATGTGCTGTAACAGGCCCTTCACCGTGCCATCCGTTACCGGCGTAAAAGCCGATTCAATATTCGCCAGCAGGAGCGCCAGGGCCTTGTCCGCCAGGCTGTCGGGAAAAGCGTGTGTATGGAAATCAATGATCATAGCGGCTCCTAGAAGGCAGTCCCGTTGCCGCCCGGCGTGACAAGGACGCTATAGTCCCGTATCATGATGACGACATCCGGTTTGTATTGTTTAATATAGTCAGCAAGCGACATCGCGGTATAATGGCGCAGGTCAAGCGAGCGTATTTCATTAAAGCTTGTATACATCAGGCATTCAATGGCGTTTGTGTAACTGTCGCCGACGATTAGAACATTGGGCAGCGCCGGGCGGTCAGTGCGGATAACCGTTTCAGCAATATCTCCACCCATGTAGACGGTGTATGAGACCGTCTCGTCCGGTGACGCGGGCAGCGCGTAAACCGTTGCCGGTACCGTGACACCGTTATTGACGCGGGTAAAAGATATCGGGTTTTTCAGCGTGCCGATAACGGCATGCTCGTTTGTGTCGATCAGATTGAACAGCTTTCGGGCGCGTGAGCCTAAAAAAGGATTCGGCAGCGTTTCAAACGTGATGTCGTCAGACGTGAGCTGCGGCAGCGATTTGCCGCTATCATGCTCAATCTGCCGAATAATGGCCTGATAGGCGCTGAAAGCCCCTTCAAAGGTGAAGTGGTGGTCAGACTTTGAATAATAGCCTGCCGGATGGCCGAGATCATCAAAAACATCGCCCAGATCCACAAACGGCACGCCGCGGTCGGCCATATCCTTTTTGAAATCCGTCACAACGGTGTCGGCAAGGGCGCCGCCGTTGTCCAAATATGCCGGATATTCTTGGCTGTCATAATCGGTTTGACCTTGAACAGCAACGAAACAAAAGGTGCCGCCGTCTTGCGTCATCATGTCCTTCAGGGCTTTCATACTATCGGCCATTGCTGCCGACGCAGCCTCGATTTTGGCGCTGTCGACAACTTTATAGTCGTTGTAGCTCAGCAGCAGGCCGTTTGTCGGAACAATGTCGTTGACAACGGGGCGGTGCAGAACGTTTAAGTCGATCATGGTACCCACTTTTAAAAGCGTTTCACGTGCGGCGGCATGATCCTTCAAATACGTCTCCCACGCCGCAAAAAAGCTCCCGTCGATGAAAGACGATGATGACAGGACAGGGGCGGCAGCGAGCGGCCTGTTTTCGAAATAGGAGGTATCCGCCCTTGGTTTGAGGAGGGTCGCCGCGGCACCAATATAAATGAAGGTAAGAAAACAAAAAAGGAATAGCGCGTTAGATGCCTTTTGAAGCTTCATTCAGCCCCGCCTCCTTTAAAACCTAAAATAAATGAATGGGTTGAATGAACCGACAACCAATTTTAAATACGATAGGGCAAACAAAAAAAGCGCCAGAAGACGGGGGCCTGCCGCTAGCAGCAGTCGGCCAGAAATAGATGGCGCTTTTTCAAGCCGTTTTTGTACAGCGTTTTTAACCGGCATGGCGGCAATGACGGAGACGAGGAGCTCCGGCCAGTATTCATAAAGGAGATACAGCGTCTGCCCGCTTTCAGGTGCGCCGCCGCCGAACATAACGGCAATAAAATGAAAAGCCTGTCCAAACGTGTCTGCCCGGAAGAAAACCCACCCGATGACGACGAGGAGGAGCGTATAGATATGGCGGAGCGGGGAAGGGCTTTTTTCTAATAACTTGCCCCAGAGAAATTTTTCGCCCAGCAGCAAAACGCAGAAGTAAAGGCCCCAGGCGATAAAAGTCCACGCAGCGCCGTGCCAGAAGCCGGTTAGCAGCCAGACGATGACGATGTTGCGAACATTTTTCCATCGCCCGCAGCGATTGCCGCCAAGCGGGATATAAACGTAATCGCGAAACCACGTTGTCAGAGAAATGTGCCAGCGCCGCCAAAAGTCCGTAATGGAGGCGGCGATGTACGGATAATTAAAGTTTTCGAGAAAATGAAAGCCGAACATGCGCCCAAGGCCGAGCGCCATATCCGAATATGCAGAAAAATCAAAATAGATTTGCCCGGTGTATGCCAGTGCGCCGAGCCAGGCAAGGCCGGTCGACAAGCCGCCGTCAGGCCGGGCGAAAACGGTGTCGGCAATGACGCCGAGGGTGTTGGCGAGCAGCATTTTTTTCGCCAGCCCGAAAACAAAGCGCATGGCCCCTTCGGAAAAATCGGCCAGGTTCTCATGCCGGACGGTCAAATGGTCTGAAATCGTTGAATAGCGGACAATCGGGCCGGCCACAAGCTGTGGGAACAAGGAAATATATAAGGCGACCTTTAGCGGATTCTTCATCGGCTGCGCCGTGCCGCGGTAGACGTCGATAATATAGCTCAGCCCATGAAACGTAAAAAAAGAAATGCCGATCGGAAGCGTTACCGCCGGGAGGGGGAGAGACGTACCAAGGGCGTTAATCGTTTCGGCAAAAAATCGTGCATATTTAAACCAGCCAAGCAGGCCAAGGCCTAAAACGATGGCCGCCAGCAAAAAAAACCGGCGTGTCTTTTCACCGTATCGGTTTGAGACGAAAAGACCGCAGACGTAGTTTAAAAAAATAGAGGCGAGCATTACCAGCAGAAATCGCGGCCCGCCATAGGCGTAAAAGAAAAGGCTGAAGCCAAGAAGCACAACGTTTCTGGCTTCACGAAAGCGCCGCGGTATGATGAAATATAGGATCAAAAGCGCGGGGAGAAAGATAAAAAGAAAACCGATACTGGAAAATACCATGTCGTTCTCCTGCAATGGTAAAGATCGCTAAAATTCAGCTTCAGTATATGCGCTCACATAAAGGTTGTCAAACGGTTTTAACAGGCGTTTAGGCTTCAAGATATGCCTGAGCCGGGCGCAAACGCCTGAAACCATGCCGGGAAAAAAGAAAATGAAAAAGCCGCATTTTCATTAAAGTTCAGCATGAATAAACCGATAAACAATATATAATAAAAAATTGAGGCCAACTGGGGCCGCCAGTAAACATAATCATGTTACAAATGCAACGTTATAGACGAACGGAATAAAAACGGTATAAAATGTAAGAAACGACGCCTTTTATACGAAAGAACTTTTCGTATAAAATTATGTTAACGCCAGAACCGTGCCGACACCTGTTTTGTGACCTTTATAAGGCCTTACCGGCGTTGATAACAGGCAAATGGGGATAACCCGTGGGCATATGGTGGAAAACTGATATTTAACAAACGTTATAACAGAATACTAACGTACGTTAAGTAGAAACCTCTTCCTGAAACAGGCAGAATTTAATCAAGCGTTAGAAAACCGCGCCTGAAAACCGGGTGCGGTTCTTTTTGTTTTCGGATGCTGTTAAGACGTCTTTTTAACATATAATTTAATGTTGTACAAACATTAATCTGGTGCCGAACGCAAAATTCTCGTAGACAAGTGGGTTGCGGTTTGCTTAAATAGAGATAAACTTAAATGAAGAGGTGCGATACCATGAAAAATGCAAAAGGCCTTTTTCTGCTGGCTCTGCTTCTGGCAGCAGCGCTCGTTCTCGGCGGCTGCCGAAAAGCAGCTGAAAACGCATCGTCAAGCCCGCAGCAGACATCAGGTGAGACTGGGGAGTCCACAACACCAAGTGCATCGCCGACTGATATCGTCCCGGCTTCCGGCTACCAGTTTGAAGAAAAGACGTATGCCGACGGTGTCATTTCACTCAAATATCCGCAAATCAAAAACTTGTCCGACACGGAAAAGCAAGATAAGCTCAATAAGCTGATTTATGAGGCCGCCATGCGCGATCTTGACGAGGTTAAAAGCAGCGATATGGCTGACTATGAGATGACGTACGCGGTGACCTACAACAGTCCAGACGTTATTAGCATCAGCTTTGACGGCTACAGCGAGGTGACTGGCGCGGCGCATCCGAATCTCTTTTTGTATGCCGTGACGATCGACGCCAAGAATGTTAAAGCAGTTAAGCTCAAAGACCTCGTTAAAATCGATGAAAGCTTCGTCACCGCGCTAATTAACGGGACCTACAGCTCCATGGGCTTTGACATGACGGACGATACGCGGGACGCCATCCGTGAAGTCCTCGGCGGGATGGATACAGAGAGCTGGCTCGAGCAGCTGAAAAATGCCGACACGTCAGGCTGGGCAACCGCCTCCTACCTGACCGATGAAGGCCTGATGGTCTCCGTTTCTGTGCCACATGTGATGGGAGACCATGTCGAGATCCTGCTCACCTATCAGCAGCTGACTGCCTTTAAAACGAGCAGCCCGATCTGGCAGGCAGTCGGCACCGGCGATTAATGTAACGATTTAGAAGATTAAAAATGTCAGCAAAGCCGCCGGACAGCGTTCGGCGGCTTTGCTTTACTCAATGGCTAAGGCGGCTGTACGGCTGCCGGAACGCCGCTGTTTGGAAAAAAGAGAAAAACGGCATAATAACAAGAGCTTACAAGTTGACGTTTGGAGCATTGTTATGGCCATTTTTCAAGGTAATTTCATATCTTTTTTGTTGGGTGCCGCATTTTTTGTACCGCTGCTGGTCGGCCTTTTTCGCCCGCTAACCCCCGAGCGGATTTATTACTCGTTGAATGTGACGCTCAGTGCCGTCATTTTTATAGTCTCGGCATGGCTGTCTGTTCTTTTATTGGGGCTATTATTGTCGGGTGTTGATTTGCCTCGTTTTTTGGCCGACATTCCGTTTCTGGGGCAGACGCTATCGGGGGGTGATGTCCTAGCGGCGATTGTCCTCGCGATTCTGCTGCTCGTTGGGCTTAACGGTGCGCTGCAGCTTTTGGCCTCACCGTTCGTGACACGGGTCCTCCGTCCCCTGTCGGACAAGCTCGGCCGTGTCACTACCTCCGGATGCGCTCTTTTCAGGCGTCTTGCCGGTTCGCTCTGGCAGCTGCCGAAAGCTGTTTGGCTTCTGTTGCTGGTGACGTTGCTGTGTAATTTTTATACCGGCATTTCCGGTAATGCCACGCTTGGCAGTGCGATTTCCGGCTCCGCCGTCTACCGCCTCGTCGACGATTTCGCCGTCCAGCCGATTTTGACGTCAAACATCGTCCGCCGGTTTCCGGCGGCACTTGACGAGACGGTTGACAAAGCCGTCGACTGTCTCTCTCCGGAAGGGCGGCGGCTATTCGTCCGGGTCTATATTAACGGTGTTCTGGTCGACGATGCCGTCACGTCGGACCCGGATATCGACAATATGGCTATATCGCTTGTCGGCGCTGCCGGGAGCGCTTACAAGAAAGGCGAAATCCTCTATGAATGGGTCGCCGATAACATCGCCTATGACAACGATAAGGCGGCTTCAATTATGACAAACGATTGGACGGCGCCATCCGGTGCTGTCGCGGCGTTTTATTCGCGTCGCGGCATCTGCTTTGACAAAGCCTGTTTATACGTTGCCATGTGCCGGGCTGTCGGCATCAAGGTTCGTCTCGTGACCGGCAAGGGCTACAACGGCAGCGTTTGGCTTGAGCACTCGTGGAATCAGATCTATGACGACAAAAACGACAGATGGGTCAACGCCGACACGACGTTTGGCAGCAAGGGTAACCGATATTTTGACTCGGCAGCCTTTTTTACCGACCATGACGCAGGAGAAATTCAAGGAATATGGTGACCGTTTTTCACACCGGTATCTTGCTAAAGATCGTGTAAAATGCGCCGAAAAATATAGCATGAGAGAACGCAGGCTTTTTTACAGACATCTGACATCCGTCTAACAGTTTTCGCATATCGAAGTGTTAAAATAACAGCATACTCACAACATATGGGGGCGGACCTGTGAAAAAAACATATATCCTTGATACCAATGTCCTGCTGCAGACACCGCACGCGATTTACGCTTTTGGCGATAATGACGTCGTCATTCCAGAGGTCGTCCTCGAAGAACTCGACCGTATGAAAAAGGAAATGAACGAGCTCGGCGCCAACGCCCGTCAAACGGCGCGGCTCTTGGATGATTTGCGTGAAAAGGGCGATTTGACACGCGGCGTGCCGCTCCCAGGCGGGGGCTGCCTGCGCGTTGAGCTCAACTTTACCGATGTCACGCTCCCCGAGGCCTGGCATGCCGGAAAAGCTGACAACAGGATTTTAAAGGTTTGTAAAGGCCTGGTGCAGCGGCATGAAAAGGCCATTCTCGTCACGAAGGACGGTTTTCAGCGCATCAAATGCGATATCATCGGCGTCCCGGCGCAGGATTATAAAAACGAGCAGGTCGACACCCCGGACAGGGGGTACAGAGGGCGCGTGACGCTATATGTCGCGACGAAAAAGCTCAATGAGTTTTATAAAAAAGGCTCGTTGGATGTGAAATACGCCGCCGCCGTTGACCCCGATACCGGCGAAGCGCTGCCGTATACGCCGGTTTTAAACGAATTCATCGTCCTCGTCAGCAACGAGAGCATAAAGCATTCGGCACTCGGCCGGTTTGACGGTGAAAAAATCGTCGCGCTCCAGTATCTTGAGGAACGCCCCTTCGGCGTCAAGACGCGTAACGTCGGGCAGAAGTTTATGCAGGAGGCTCTGATGATGAGCTGCGACGATATGCCGCTTGTCATCGTCAAGGGCGCCGCAGGGACGGCCAAAACGTTCTTTGCTCTCGCCGTCGGCCTGCACAAAGTTATGGCCATAAAGGAGCGCCAGTATCGCAAGATTCTTGTTTGCCGTCCCAACGTCAAATTTGATGAGGATATCGGCTATCTGCCCGGCAGCGAAACGGAGAAGCTCGCGCCGTTTATGCGCTCGGTGATCGACAATCTGGAGATTCTTCTGGACAGCGACGAGAATGAGCGCTATAAAAACGAAAACGAGCTCAGGGACAAAGTTGACGAGCTGTTTCACCGCAATATCGTCACAACGGAGGCCATCGCCTACATCCGCGGCCGCTCGATCCAGAAAAACTGGGTCATCATTGACGAAGCGCAGAATTTAACGCCAAAGCAGGTTAAGGGCATCGTCACGCGCGCCGG belongs to Oscillospiraceae bacterium CM and includes:
- a CDS encoding helix-turn-helix transcriptional regulator, with amino-acid sequence MDYEHELRASLDYIEDNLESPIGLEDLSHIAYLSKYHYHRLFHRIIGEPVQKYISRRRMETAASALSGSDERIIDIALKYQFGSQEAFSRAFKRHYGVSPGYYRKSSAPNLPVALPSGCVRCGTRSGGKAA
- a CDS encoding amidohydrolase family protein: MIIDFHTHAFPDSLADKALALLLANIESAFTPVTDGTVKGLLQHMAKTGVDLSVLQPVVTKPSQFRSLNEWAAAAACDKIVPFGGVHPLTDDYKRDIDYVVSLGLKGLKFHCEYQDFVVDDPKMLPIYDYALSRGLILLHHAGFDPGFPPPFKSTPQRFAAVVDAMKGGVIVAAHLGGHGQWHDVLRHLAGKNIYFDTAMGFEYFSNDQFLQIVAAHGADKVLFASDSPWSDAGSELEALEALPLSRAEKDLIRGGNAARLLGF
- a CDS encoding MBOAT family protein produces the protein MVFSSIGFLFIFLPALLILYFIIPRRFREARNVVLLGFSLFFYAYGGPRFLLVMLASIFLNYVCGLFVSNRYGEKTRRFFLLAAIVLGLGLLGWFKYARFFAETINALGTSLPLPAVTLPIGISFFTFHGLSYIIDVYRGTAQPMKNPLKVALYISLFPQLVAGPIVRYSTISDHLTVRHENLADFSEGAMRFVFGLAKKMLLANTLGVIADTVFARPDGGLSTGLAWLGALAYTGQIYFDFSAYSDMALGLGRMFGFHFLENFNYPYIAASITDFWRRWHISLTTWFRDYVYIPLGGNRCGRWKNVRNIVIVWLLTGFWHGAAWTFIAWGLYFCVLLLGEKFLWGKLLEKSPSPLRHIYTLLLVVIGWVFFRADTFGQAFHFIAVMFGGGAPESGQTLYLLYEYWPELLVSVIAAMPVKNAVQKRLEKAPSISGRLLLAAGPRLLALFLFALSYLKLVVGSFNPFIYFRF
- a CDS encoding DUF4163 domain-containing protein → MKNAKGLFLLALLLAAALVLGGCRKAAENASSSPQQTSGETGESTTPSASPTDIVPASGYQFEEKTYADGVISLKYPQIKNLSDTEKQDKLNKLIYEAAMRDLDEVKSSDMADYEMTYAVTYNSPDVISISFDGYSEVTGAAHPNLFLYAVTIDAKNVKAVKLKDLVKIDESFVTALINGTYSSMGFDMTDDTRDAIREVLGGMDTESWLEQLKNADTSGWATASYLTDEGLMVSVSVPHVMGDHVEILLTYQQLTAFKTSSPIWQAVGTGD
- a CDS encoding transglutaminase domain-containing protein translates to MAIFQGNFISFLLGAAFFVPLLVGLFRPLTPERIYYSLNVTLSAVIFIVSAWLSVLLLGLLLSGVDLPRFLADIPFLGQTLSGGDVLAAIVLAILLLVGLNGALQLLASPFVTRVLRPLSDKLGRVTTSGCALFRRLAGSLWQLPKAVWLLLLVTLLCNFYTGISGNATLGSAISGSAVYRLVDDFAVQPILTSNIVRRFPAALDETVDKAVDCLSPEGRRLFVRVYINGVLVDDAVTSDPDIDNMAISLVGAAGSAYKKGEILYEWVADNIAYDNDKAASIMTNDWTAPSGAVAAFYSRRGICFDKACLYVAMCRAVGIKVRLVTGKGYNGSVWLEHSWNQIYDDKNDRWVNADTTFGSKGNRYFDSAAFFTDHDAGEIQGIW
- a CDS encoding PhoH family protein, which encodes MKKTYILDTNVLLQTPHAIYAFGDNDVVIPEVVLEELDRMKKEMNELGANARQTARLLDDLREKGDLTRGVPLPGGGCLRVELNFTDVTLPEAWHAGKADNRILKVCKGLVQRHEKAILVTKDGFQRIKCDIIGVPAQDYKNEQVDTPDRGYRGRVTLYVATKKLNEFYKKGSLDVKYAAAVDPDTGEALPYTPVLNEFIVLVSNESIKHSALGRFDGEKIVALQYLEERPFGVKTRNVGQKFMQEALMMSCDDMPLVIVKGAAGTAKTFFALAVGLHKVMAIKERQYRKILVCRPNVKFDEDIGYLPGSETEKLAPFMRSVIDNLEILLDSDENERYKNENELRDKVDELFHRNIVTTEAIAYIRGRSIQKNWVIIDEAQNLTPKQVKGIVTRAGKGTKIVLIGDPDQIDHPYLDSRTNGLCYASERMKGSRYCCQIAMDDDECERSPLAFDSANRMNT